One Paralysiella testudinis genomic window, GCGGTCGGGGAAGACCACGTAGGCGGGCACGTTGTCTTCGGCCGCGCGCTGTTTGCGCCAGGTGCGCAAGGCTTGCCACAGGCGCTCCTCGCGTTCGGTGCGCAGCCAGCTGTCTTTCAGGGCGGTGGTGCTGGTTTTTTCGCGTTTCAATGGCCGCAGCCACACGGTGGTTTCGCCTTTGAGCACCGCGCGGGCGGCATCGGTGAGCTGCAAGGCCTGGCGGGGCGACAATTCGATGTTCAGGTAGCCCGAGGCGATGCACTGGCGTGCCACACTGCGCCATTCTTTGTCGGATAGTGTGCTGCCGATGCCGAAGGTGGATAATTGCTGGTGTTTGAAGCGCGCTACCCAATCGCTTTCTTTGCCGCGCAGCACATCGATCACATGGCCGGTGGCAAAGGTTTGACCCACGCGGTAGGCACAGGAAAGCAGTTTTTGCGCCAGCTCGGTGCCGTCAAAGCGGGTGGGCGGGTGGCGGCAATTGTCGCAATGGCCGCAAGGCTGGCTGCTTTCGCCGAAATGGTTGAGCAGCAATACGCGGCGGCAGGCGGCGGTTTCGCAAATGGCCAGCATGCTGTCGAGCTTTTGCAGGTCGATTTGTTTTTGTGCTTCGTCGCGCTCGCCTTGTTGGATGCGTTCGCGCAGCAACACCCAGTCGTTCAGCCCGTAGCACAGCCAGCTCACCGCAGGCAGACCGTCGCGCCCGGCACGCCCGCTTTCCTGATAAAAATGCTCCACGCTTTGCGGCATATCCAGATGCGCCACAAAGCGCACATCCGGCTTGTCGATGCCCATGCCGAAGGCCACGGTGGCCACCACAATCACGCCGTCGTCGCGGGTGAAGCGGCGCTGGTTTTCGTTGCGCGTGTCCATGCTCAAGCCGGCATGGTAGGCAATGGCATCCAGGCCGTTTTCGCACAAAAATGCGGCAATGTCTTCCACGCGCTTGCGCGACAGGCAGTAGACAATGCCGCTTTGGCCGGGCATTTGCTTTTGGATAAACTGCAATAGCTGTTTTTTGCCGTTGTTTTTTTCGATCACTTGGTAATCGATATTGGGACGGTCGAAGCTGGCCACAAACACCGGCGCATCGGCTAAGTGCAGGTAATGGATGATATCGGCGCGGGTGGCGTCGTCGGCGGTGGCGGTGAGCGCAATGCGCGGCACGGCGGGGTAGCGCTCGGCCAGCAAGCCCAGCTGTTGGTATTCGGGGCGGAAGTCGTGCCCCCATTGGCTCACGCAATGCGCTTCGTCGATGGCAAACAGGCTGATGCGGATGCGGTCGAGAAAGCGCAAAAAGCGCTCCGACACCAGCCGCTCCGGTGCCACATACAAAAGCTTGAGGCTGCCTGAATCAATATCGGCACTGATTTGGTGCACCGCTTCGGCACTGGTGCCGCTGTGCACGGCGGCGGCGGCCACCCCGGCGGCGGTGAGTGCAGCCACTTGGTCGTTCATCAAGGCAATCAAGGGCGACACCACAATGGCCACGCCCTCGCGCATCAGCGCCGGGATTTGGTAACATAGCGACTTGCCCGCGCCGGTGGGCATCAGCGCCAACAGGCTTTGCCCGGCGGCCAAGGTGTCGACCACGGCGGCTTGCTGCCCGCGAAATTCGGGATAACCGAAAACATCGTGTAGAATCTGCCGTGCGCTCACCACTGAAAACCTGACTGCCGTTGTTAAACCCAGCGCGTATTGTAACCCAGTTTGCCGTATTGCTTGGCTAAGGCTGCCTGAAGCGTAAACCTGTTATTGCAGAACCGGATTCGGCAATCCATTTATGTGTTTCAGGCAGCCTAAACAAAATAGTTTGTAAATGGCTGTTGCTTTATAAGAATGCGTAACTTCAAGTTGATAACTTAAGGATGATAATCATGCACCACCCGCATAAATGCGCCCGCCTGGGCTTATGGATTGGCAGCGCACTGGTTTTGGCCGCCTGCGCCACCGGCAGCGGCCCTAGCGTTAGCGGCAACTGGCAGGAAGTGGGGCTGTCCGGCAGCGGCAATGTGCGCCACGCCATCGACAAAGACAGCATCCGCCGCCAAGGCAATCTGGCCACCTTCCGCGACAAAAAAACCGTGATCGATATGGCGCACGAGCACTACAGCAACACCCCGGCCTATAAAGTGGCGGTAAGCGATTGGGAAATAGACTGCGCCCGCAAAACCTACCGCCTCAGCGCCTTGCAGCTACTGGACACCGGCGGCAAAAACCTCGGCCAATACCGCTACAGCAGCACCGATTTACGCCCGATGGCGGTGGCGCGCGGCAGTGCCACCGAAAAACAGTATGAGCTGGTGTGCGGGCAAAAGCTGTAATCTTATCCGGGCGCCGAAATCATTTCACTATGTTAGGTACAGCTATCTTCACCCATTTGGCAAAGGAAAACCCCATGAACAAATATCTGATCGCCGCACTGGCCGCTTGTTTGTCGGCCTCTGTTTGGGCGGAAAACCCCGCCGATGTGGAATTACTCAGCGCCCAAAAAGCCTATCAGGCTGCCCTAAAAGGCCAAACCGACAGCCAAACCCGCACCACCACCTTGCAAAGCCGTCTACAAGAGGCACAAGCACGACAGGAGCGGGCGCAGGCAGAAGTGACGCGGCTGCAAGCCGAATTAAACCAAGCCGATGCCGAGCGACAACAGGCCGACAGCAGCTTGCAGGCCGCGGGAAGCCGTTTGGATGCGGCTTGGGCTGCCGCACGCGGCACACGTTAATCCCGGCATGCTTCGCCTTCATCTCAGGCTGCCTGAACAGCGGCACCGTTCAGGCAGCCTTGGTGTTTTGATGATTCACAACAGGAGAATCCCATGTCCGCATGGTCAGACGGCTACGTTAGCGACATCAACTATACTTATGGCTATTACACCGAGCTAAACCCCAACCGTGTGGCACTGCCGTTTTTAATGGCCGGGCTGGCGGTGCCGAAAATGGCCGCCGCTTGCGAGCTGGGATTTGGCCAGGGCGTGTCACTCAATGCCCATGCCGCCGCGGGCAGCGCAAATTGGTGGGGCACCGATTTCAACCCCGCTCACGTGGGCTTTGCCCAAGAAATGGCCGCTGTATCCGGCAACGGCGCCCACGTGGTTGATCAGGCTTTTAACGAATTTTGCGCCCGCACCGACTTGCCCGACTTCGATTTTATCGGCCTGCACGGCATCTGGTCGTGGGTATCGCACGAAAACCGCCATATTCTGGTGGACTTTATCCGCCGCAAGCTCAAGGTGGGCGGTGTGCTCTACATCAGCTACAACACCTTGCCCGGCTGGGCCGCCGCCGCGCCGATTCGCCATTTGCTGGCCGAACACGCCCATGTGATGAGCGCACCGGGGCAAGGCATGGTGCAGCGCGTTACCGACTCCGTGGGCTTTACCCGCGAACTGCTGGGTTTGAGCCACCATTACTGCCAGCAAGTGCCCTCTATCCCGCAGCGCATCACCCAAATCGGCGAGCAAAACCCGCATTATCTGGCACACGAATACTTCAACCGCGACTGGCACCCGATGTATTTTGCCGAAATGCAAGACTGGCTGGAAGCGGCCAAACTCAGCTACGCCTGCTCGGCAAATTATCTGGACGACTTCGCTCCCGCGCTGTTTGACCAAGAGCAGCAAGCGTTTTTGGCGCAAATCACCGATGCCTCATTTGCGCAAACCGCCAAAGATTATTTGCTCAACAAGCAGTTCCGCAAAGACTATTGGGTAAAGGGCGCGCGCAAAATCAGCAGTGTGCAGGCCGAACAAAGCTGGCAGCAACTGCGCTTCTTACTGATGACCCCGGCCAACGACATCGCCCTGAACATCAACAGCCACCGCGCCATTACCTTGCTACCCGAAATGTACCAACCCGTGTTGACGGCGCTAGCCGACGGCCAAGTGCATCCCTTTGCCGACTTGGCTGCCGCTGCCGAAGCCACCACACTCAGCCGTGGCCAGCTGTTTGAAATACTGGCCGTGTTACACGCCAAAGGCGATGTGGTGTTGGTGCAGGATGAGGAAACCGTTGCAGCGGCACGCCCACGCTGCCGGGCACTCAACCGCTATTTGCTGCAACTGAGCCGGGTGAGCGGCGACGTACCTTATCTGGTGAGCCCCTTAAGCGGCGGTGCCATCACCTACGACCGCATCAACCAACTGTTTTTGCTGGCCTACAGCGAAGGCAAGAAAAAACCGGCGCAATGGGTCGATTTCGCTTGGCAAGCCTTGCAAGCGCAACAGCAATTGCTGATTCATCAAGGCGAAGTGCTGCAAACCGAAGCCGAAAACCGCACCGAGCTCAAGCGGCTGGCCGCCCATTTTGCCGACAAAGTGCTGCCCACGGCCCTTACTTTGGAGATTGTGGCGGATTAAGCGGATTGATTTTATTAAGCCATTTGGTTTTGTTGTGTTACGCCTTTGGCTAACCCAACTTACGCCGACCTGGCCGCTCCTGCGTAGGTCGGATTCTTGAATCCGACATTTGGCCTTATCGGCGAAAAAGATGAAACAAAACAATCTTGTTCTTTGAGCAAGCGTCGGATTCAAGAATCCGACCTACGGCTGCTACGTCGACTAAACAATTTAAAGGCTGCCTGAAAAGTGAATACCGCAATGTGATTAAGGCTTGCCCAACGGGCTTAGGCCCGGCAATTCGGCAAAGCTGCGTTCGCGCACGATTTGACAGAAATTATCAAGAAAGCTCTTGTCGGCATCGTCTTGGCGCATGGCGGCGTACAGCTCGCTTTGCAGCGGCGTATGACCGATTTGGCGCGCTACCACATAGCCTTTTTCCAGATAAGGCATCACCGTCCAATAGGGCAAGGCAGCAATACCCCGGCGGCTGGCCACCAGCTGGATAATCGCCACGGTGAGCTCGCTGTGGCGGCGTGCCGGGTTAATACCGGCGGGCAGCAGGATTTTGCGCAGCAAATCGAGCATATCGTCGGGCACCGGATAGCTGATTAAGGTTTCGGCGGCAAAGTCGGCAGCCTGCCATACGGCTTTATCGCCCAGCGGGTGGTCTTTGGCGCAAATACCCACCATTTCGTAGGCAAACAGTGGCTGGTAAACAATGCCGTTTTGCGCCGCCGCTTCCGACACAATCGCCAAATCGGCGCGGTGGGTGAGCAGCAGCCCCACCGGATCGGCCTGAAAGCCGGACACAATATCCAGCTCCACCTGCGGCCACAGCGGGCGGAAGGTGTCCATGGCAGGCATCAGCCAGTCAAAACAGGTGTGGCATTCCACCGCCACGCGCAATTCGCCCGCCTCGCCTTCGATAATCTGCGCCATATCGCGTTGGGCAGTGGCCAACAGCGGCGCCAACTCGCGTGCCAATTGCAGCAGCCGCTCACCGGCAGGGGTAAAGCGGATGGGATTGGATTTGCGCTCAAACAAGGGCGTGTCGTAATGCTGCTCCAACGCGCGGATTTGGTGCGACAAGGCCGATTGGGTGAGAAACACCCGCTTGGCCGCCAGCGAAACACTGCCGGTTTCCTGCAAAGCCAGCAGGGTTTTGAGGTGGCGCAGTTCGATAATGGAGTCCATTTTAAAATACCGATTTCCAAAATAAGCTATAAGGATAATATTTATAGACTGTTACTTATTATTTCTTCTAAATTTTTATGTCTTAAATATGCTTTAAGGTATTCGTTTTTATCGAATGCGCTAGGCTTATAACATGTAGTTAGAAAAATCAAAAAAGAATCATAATCGCCTATATCAACATATGACCTAGAATGGTTTTTATCTATAAAAAATAGCGGCATATGTTCCAAAAGTGCATAACGTTCAATTAATTTTTGAAAAAATGCAAACGATTCGGTTTTAGGTCGATAACAATTAATTGCTAATAATTGTAAGATTGAAGAGCTTAAACAGGCTCTTAAAATATTGCTATATTGTTTTTCCTTTAAAGTACATGGAACTCTATCTATGCATATCGTAGTGCAATCAGAGGTATTATTTTTTGCAGAGTGAGTGATGTAGATAAATTTTAACATTTGAAATATTAAAATAAATAATTTTGTAATATCTTCTTCTTTATCTATTTCTTTTTGAATATTCAAAACAATTGATAATTTCAAAGATTTTAATCTTGGCCATTCTAAAGGTATTATATTTTTAATTTTTTTAAAACAAAATTCAAGCTTGGTACTATACAATATTTTTCTTCTATCGGGCATGCCTAAGTGTTTAGTCCCTGAATTTTATGGAGTATCATTACCC contains:
- a CDS encoding LysR family transcriptional regulator, producing MDSIIELRHLKTLLALQETGSVSLAAKRVFLTQSALSHQIRALEQHYDTPLFERKSNPIRFTPAGERLLQLARELAPLLATAQRDMAQIIEGEAGELRVAVECHTCFDWLMPAMDTFRPLWPQVELDIVSGFQADPVGLLLTHRADLAIVSEAAAQNGIVYQPLFAYEMVGICAKDHPLGDKAVWQAADFAAETLISYPVPDDMLDLLRKILLPAGINPARRHSELTVAIIQLVASRRGIAALPYWTVMPYLEKGYVVARQIGHTPLQSELYAAMRQDDADKSFLDNFCQIVRERSFAELPGLSPLGKP
- a CDS encoding putative phage abortive infection protein, translating into MPDRRKILYSTKLEFCFKKIKNIIPLEWPRLKSLKLSIVLNIQKEIDKEEDITKLFILIFQMLKFIYITHSAKNNTSDCTTICIDRVPCTLKEKQYSNILRACLSSSILQLLAINCYRPKTESFAFFQKLIERYALLEHMPLFFIDKNHSRSYVDIGDYDSFLIFLTTCYKPSAFDKNEYLKAYLRHKNLEEIISNSL
- a CDS encoding class I SAM-dependent methyltransferase, translated to MSAWSDGYVSDINYTYGYYTELNPNRVALPFLMAGLAVPKMAAACELGFGQGVSLNAHAAAGSANWWGTDFNPAHVGFAQEMAAVSGNGAHVVDQAFNEFCARTDLPDFDFIGLHGIWSWVSHENRHILVDFIRRKLKVGGVLYISYNTLPGWAAAAPIRHLLAEHAHVMSAPGQGMVQRVTDSVGFTRELLGLSHHYCQQVPSIPQRITQIGEQNPHYLAHEYFNRDWHPMYFAEMQDWLEAAKLSYACSANYLDDFAPALFDQEQQAFLAQITDASFAQTAKDYLLNKQFRKDYWVKGARKISSVQAEQSWQQLRFLLMTPANDIALNINSHRAITLLPEMYQPVLTALADGQVHPFADLAAAAEATTLSRGQLFEILAVLHAKGDVVLVQDEETVAAARPRCRALNRYLLQLSRVSGDVPYLVSPLSGGAITYDRINQLFLLAYSEGKKKPAQWVDFAWQALQAQQQLLIHQGEVLQTEAENRTELKRLAAHFADKVLPTALTLEIVAD
- a CDS encoding surface-adhesin E family protein, producing the protein MHHPHKCARLGLWIGSALVLAACATGSGPSVSGNWQEVGLSGSGNVRHAIDKDSIRRQGNLATFRDKKTVIDMAHEHYSNTPAYKVAVSDWEIDCARKTYRLSALQLLDTGGKNLGQYRYSSTDLRPMAVARGSATEKQYELVCGQKL